From a single Apium graveolens cultivar Ventura chromosome 2, ASM990537v1, whole genome shotgun sequence genomic region:
- the LOC141707617 gene encoding putative acetyltransferase At3g50280 — translation MYPQSVKLICECFIKPSNIEGNKAVLHRTPWDLCMLNGHYIQKGLLFRKHPLSDDQENSIQGFLDRLKNSLSITLAHFYPLAGRLATQTTDDPHSYVVYIDCGNSPGARFVHSRLNLTVSDILSPPYVPSVVEHFFDHYKAVNHDGHSLSLLTVQVTELSDGIFIGFSANHCVADGTSYWQFINTLSEVFQENIGNEAIQISRPPVQGCWFPDAYGPFYNLPFTHHDQFIDRYEGPELKERIFHFSFAALARIKAKANDLCKDRGITVSSLQALSALIWRCVTRVRGLQQNDISIFRTSVNIRSRLNPPLPQNYFGNCIQSVGAVTTASELLENDLGWAAAQLTEAIAKHDDKAVREALMKWLQNPVIYQFKQIVRPGLVMFGSSPRFDMYGNEFGLGKAVAVLSGHDNKFDGKGTLYPGKQGGGSIDVDLCLIPHTMSALERDQELLDALNFS, via the coding sequence ATGTATCCTCAAAGTGTTAAACTGATTTGTGAGTGCTTTATCAAACCATCGAATATAGAGGGAAATAAAGCAGTACTTCATAGAACACCATGGGATCTTTGCATGCTCAATGGTCATTACATTCAGAAAGGCCTTCTTTTTCGAAAACATCCACTTTCCGATGATCAAGAAAACTCCATTCAAGGTTTTCTTGACAGACTTAAGAATTCCCTCTCTATCACTCTTGCTCATTTTTACCCGCTTGCAGGTCGCCTGGCTACCCAAACAACCGATGATCCACATTCGTACGTGGTGTATATAGATTGCGGTAACAGTCCTGGAGCCAGATTTGTCCATTCCAGACTGAATTTAACAGTGTCTGATATTTTATCACCACCCTATGTACCTTCTGTTGTTGAGCATTTTTTTGACCATTACAAGGCTGTTAACCATGATGGTCACAGCTTGTCGTTGCTAACGGTACAAGTGACTGAGctaagtgatggtatcttcattgGGTTTTCGGCCAACCATTGTGTGGCTGATGGTACTTCTTATTGGCAATTTATCAACACTTTATCAGAAGTGTTTCAAGAAAATATAGGCAACGAGGCAATACAAATCTCGCGTCCACCTGTTCAAGGATGTTGGTTTCCTGATGCATATGGCCCCTTTTACAACCTTCCTTTTACTCATCATGATCAATTCATTGACAGGTATGAAGGTCCCGAGCTCAAAGAAAGAATATTTCACTTCTCGTTTGCTGCATTAGCAAGAATTAAAGCAAAAGCGAATGATCTCTGTAAAGATAGAGGCATAACTGTATCAAGTTTACAAGCCTTATCTGCCTTAATCTGGAGATGTGTGACGCGTGTTCGCGGGTTGCAACAAAATGATATTAGCATTTTTAGAACATCAGTGAATATCAGATCAAGGTTAAATCCACCCTTGCCACAAAATTATTTTGGCAACTGCATACAGTCAGTTGGAGCAGTAACTACAGCTAGTGAGCTGCTGGAGAATGATTTAGGCTGGGCTGCTGCACAGTTAACTGAAGCTATAGCTAAACACGACGACAAGGCTGTGAGAGAGGCCCTTATGAAATGGTTGCAAAATCCTGTTATATACCAATTTAAGCAAATAGTTAGACCTGGGCTGGTTATGTTTGGGAGCTCCCCACGGTTTGATATGTATGGAAACGAATTTGGATTGGGAAAAGCGGTGGCGGTGCTGAGTGGACATGACAACAAGTTCGATGGCAAGGGGACTCTGTATCCTGGGAAACAAGGTGGAGGAAGCATTGATGTAGATTTGTGCCTGATTCCCCATACCATGAGTGCTTTGGAAAGAGACCAGGAGTTGTTGGATGCTCTCAATTTTTCATAA